Genomic DNA from Geoalkalibacter sp.:
CGCGCCTCACCGCGCCGGTTTCGCGCCTTCGCCTCACCCTGACCCGCGGCAGCTTCGCGGGTCTCGACTACCCGCCCGCCAAGGCGGCGCGCTTCGTCATTCTGGCCTTTGCCTACGAGGAGCCCGGCAACCAGGAACGAGAAGCGGGCGCCACCTGTGTCTTCGCGCCCAACCGCCGCGTCAACCCCCTCTCCCACCTGCCGCAGATGAAACGCGGCAACTACGCCGACTGCCTCTTCGCCGCCAACCACGCCCGGCAAAAAGGCGCGCGCGAGGCCTTATTCGTCACCTCTCAGGGCGAGGTCATCGAAGGGGCCACCTCCAACCTCTTCATGGTGCGCCGCAGCGAACTCATCACCCCTCCCGCCGGGGAACTGGTGCTGGCCGGCATCATGCGCCGCCAGGTGCTCGCCGCCGCGCGCAAGCTCGGCATTTGCACACAAGAAGCGACAATCTCTCGCGAGGATCTGCTGCAGGCGGAAGAAGTTTTCCTGAGCAATTCGCTCATCGAC
This window encodes:
- a CDS encoding aminotransferase class IV, coding for MIVNIDGGFLEPGEARLPVDDGGFLFGETLFETLKVRERKLLLVGEHLDRLELSARLLDFPCDRKRIESALERTLPRLTAPVSRLRLTLTRGSFAGLDYPPAKAARFVILAFAYEEPGNQEREAGATCVFAPNRRVNPLSHLPQMKRGNYADCLFAANHARQKGAREALFVTSQGEVIEGATSNLFMVRRSELITPPAGELVLAGIMRRQVLAAARKLGICTQEATISREDLLQAEEVFLSNSLIDILPVTRIENQAVGGGRLWRTLLQEISGKPADDKTLP